One genomic segment of Elgaria multicarinata webbii isolate HBS135686 ecotype San Diego chromosome 9, rElgMul1.1.pri, whole genome shotgun sequence includes these proteins:
- the SELENOO gene encoding protein adenylyltransferase SelO, mitochondrial: MATALRGNWRCLRRSAPLPKSCVSAIASRRPASMEAAASSSPPADEAPRWLGALRFDNRALRALPLDPSEENVPRPVAGACFSRVRPTPVRNPRLVALSLPALALLGLREPRAPEEKAEAALYFSGNRLLPGAEPAAHCYCGHQFGSFAGQLGDGAATYLGEVLNPRGERWEIQLKGAGLTPFSRQADGRKVLRSSIREFLCSEAMSHLGIPTTRAGTCITSDSEVIRDIFYDGNPKKERCTIVLRIAPTFIRFGSFEIFKPADEYTGRKGPSVNRNDIRIQMLDYVISTFYPEILQECSDNNVQRNAAFFREVTRRTARMVAEWQCVGFCHGVLNTDNMSIVGLTIDYGPFGFMDRYDPEHICNGSDNTGRYAYNKQPEICKWNLGKLAEILVPELPLEISMPILEEEYDAEFERHYLQKMRKKLGFIQLQLDDDSKLVSDFLETMHITGADFTNTFRLLSSFSVDSDPLKLEDFLDKISKQCATLEELKVAYKPQMDPRQLSMMLMLAQSNPQLFALIGTKSNINKELERIEQFSKLQQLTASELLSRNKGHWKDWLQNYRVRLEKEMEHISNADTWNAEHVKIMNSNNPKYILRNYIAQNAIEAAENSDFTEVSKVLKLLEKPYEETESRSEVTEETEETEEEEAVAAAAACSSATRRRVPYSSKPPLWASELCVTUSS; this comes from the exons ATGGCAACGGCTCTGCGTGGTAACTGGCGCTGCCTCCGCCGTTCGGCGCCGTTGCCGAAGTCGTGCGTCTCCGCAATAGCTTCGCGTCGGCCGGCTAGCATggaggccgcggcctcttcctCCCCGCCCGCTGACGAAGCTCCTCGGTGGCTCGGGGCGCTTCGCTTCGACAACCGGGCGCTGCGGGCTCTGCCGCTGGACCCGAGTGAGGAGAACGTGCCTCGGCCTGTGGCGGGCGCTTGCTTCTCCCGGGTGCGGCCTACCCCGGTGCGGAACCCGCGGCTCGTAGCGCTGTCGCTGCCGGCGCTGGCGCTGCTGGGTCTGCGGGAGCCGCGGGCGCCGGAGGAGAAGGCGGAGGCTGCGCTCTACTTCAGCGGGAATCGGCTGCTGCCCGGAGCGGAGCCCGCCGCCCACTGCTACTGCGGGCACCAGTTCGGCAGCTTCGCCGGGCAGCTGGGCGACGGCGCGGCGACCTACTTGGGCGAGGTGCTGAACCCGCGTGGCGAGCGCTGGGAGATCCAGCTCAAGGGCGCCGGCCTCACCCCTTTCTCCCG ACAAGCAGATGGTCGTAAAGTTCTACGATCAAGCATAAGAGAATTCCTTTGCAGTGAAGCAATGTCTCATCTAGGAATACCTACAACCAGAGCTGGAACGTGCATAACATCTGATTCAGAAGTCATTCGGGACATCTTTTATGATGGAAATCCCAAAAAAGAAAGGTGTACCATTGTCCTGAGAATAGCGCCAACATTTATTAG GTTTGGATCATTTGAAATTTTTAAACCTGCTGATGAATATACAGGACGTAAAGGCCCAAGTGTTAATCGAAATGATATCCGAATACAAATGCTTGATTATGTAATCAGCACTTTTTATCCAGAGATTCTACAAGAATGCTCAGATAATAACGTTCAGAGGAATGCTGCTTTCTTCCGAGAG GTAACAAGGCGGACAGCAAGGATGGTTGCTGAATGGCAATGTGTCGGATTTTGTCATGGTGTGCTCAACACTGACAACATGAGTATAGTTGGACTTACAATTGACTATGGACCTTTTGGATTTATGGACAG ATATGATCCTGAACATATTTGCAATGGGTCTGATAACACAGGCCGCTATGCTTATAATAAGCAACCAGAAATTTGTAAGTGGAATCTAGGCAAACTTGCCGAAATCTTAGTACCAGAACTTCCACTGGAAATCAGTATGCCCATTCTGGAAGAAGAATATGATGCAGAATTTGAGAGACATTATTTGCAAAAAATGAGAAAGAAGCTAGGATTCATTCAGCTGCAGTTAGACGATGATAGCAAATTGGTATCTGACTTCTTAGAAACTATGCATATTACAG GTGCAGATTTTACAAACACTTTCCGCTTGCTGAGCTCTTTCTCAGTAGACTCTGATCCTTTAAAGTTAGAAGACTTTTTAGATAAGATTTCAAAGCAGTGTGCAACTTTAGAAGAACTGAAAGTTGCTTATAAACCTCAAATGGATCCCAG ACAGCTTTCAATGATGCTGATGTTAGCACAATCTAATCCACAACTCTTTGCCTTAATTGGAACAAAATCAAATATAAATAAAGAATTGGAACGCATAGAACAGTTCTCAAAGCTACAGCAGTTAACAGCATCTGAATTACTTAGTAGGAATAAAGGGCACTGGAAAGACTGGCTGCAGAACTACAG AGTTCGGCTAGAAAAAGAAATGGAGCACATAAGTAATGCTGATACATGGAACGCTGAGCATGTAAAAATTATGAATTCAAACAATCCAAAATATATCTTGAGAAATTATATCGCTCAAAATGCGATAGAGGCAGCAGAAAACAGTGACTTCACAGAG GTAAGCAAAGTCTTAAAACTCTTAGAAAAGCCATATGAAGAAACAGAGTCTCGCAGTGAGGTAACTGAAGAGACTGAAGAGACTGAAGAGGAAGAAGCTgtggctgccgctgctgcctgcAGTTCAGCAACCCGGCGAAGAGTTCCATATAGTAGTAAACCTCCACTCTGGGCTTCAGAACTCTGTGTTACATGATCTTCATAA